A genomic region of Papaver somniferum cultivar HN1 chromosome 7, ASM357369v1, whole genome shotgun sequence contains the following coding sequences:
- the LOC113299287 gene encoding microtubule-associated protein RP/EB family member 1-like, which produces MATKPKDASHGKEKIGSSSSPSNHETTHGRTSRLATKSSIPTSPDKVHGALSEKSTPNYLKHTLSSSKETTGNCKLQHAKKPATGDTSNPKFLRRKSFDKPPSPATLQRTLSSNSSKEKTPIKVSSPTPKTVISPRPILERKIISPKPVAERTSISSKPVLERTSSAKTLRTVKPVQAALTKTRTLRRSSSSTSSRTSRSSPAPSVGSNTAPTSPETTETPSHFKVEQEDKVILEHEVPEQEILKVEDEEEIPFEIPPDHDQVLIDHHVEYSDSPTNIGMENETISDTPKLEEQEQEELVTPAAQIEEAQEKTIEQVPKENQHEDEEKDEQDMVDNKDIEESPNNQIQNNQETESGEQVELEPNVEEGEDETTVKPTIHEKLAGSNGENSEDNKPFKMKFKQTKELELEAQDVATPQKLKFKERDTQDAKGKKETQAYNDVIEETASKLVEKKKNKVLALAGAFETVISLQETEGQSRTRGG; this is translated from the coding sequence ATGGCTACAAAACCAAAAGACGCTTCTCATGGAAAGGAGAAGATTGGTTCATCATCATCCCCTTCAAACCATGAAACTACCCATGGGAGAACATCGAGACTCGCAACTAAATCATCAATTCCAACTTCTCCTGATAAGGTTCATGGGGCTTTATCGGAAAAATCGACACCGAATTATCTCAAACATACATTAAGTTCATCTAAAGAAACTACTGGCAATTGCAAGCTTCAACATGCAAAGAAACCAGCTACGGGCGATACGAGTAATCCTAAATTCTTAAGAAGAAAATCTTTTGATAAACCTCCATCACCTGCAACACTTCAAAGAACTCTATCATCAAATTCTTCAAAAGAGAAAACACCCATTAAGGTTTCATCTCCCACACCAAAAACTGTCATTTCGCCAAGACCCATCTTGGAGAGAAAAATCATTTCTCCAAAACCTGTAGCAGAGAGAACCTCCATTTCTTCAAAACCCGTCCTCGAGAGAACATCATCGGCAAAAACACTTCGAACTGTAAAACCTGTTCAGGCAGCACTCACAAAAACAAGGACCCTAAGACGGAGCTCCAGCAGTACCAGTTCTAGGACTAGTAGATCCAGTCCTGCTCCATCGGTTGGTTCCAATACAGCTCCAACTAGTCCTGAAACTACAGAAACACCAAGTCATTTCAAAGTCGAACAAGAAGATAAAGTGATATTGGAGCACGAGGTACCTGAACAAGAGATATTGAAGGTTGAAGACGAGGAAGAAATTCCTTTCGAGATTCCTCCTGATCATGATCAAGTACTAATTGATCACCATGTTGAGTACTCTGACTCACCCACGAATATAGGCATGGAGAACGAAACAATTTCAGATACACCGAAGTTAGAGGAACAAGAACAAGAAGAATTAGTAACACCTGCAGCCCAAATTGAAGAAGCACAAGAGAAAACAATAGAGCAAGTTCCGAAAGAAAACCAACATGAAGATGAAGAGAAGGACGAACAAGACATGGTTGACAACAAGGATATCGAGGAATCCCCAAATAACCAGATCCAGAATAACCAAGAGACTGAATCTGGTGAACAAGTTGAACTCGAACCCAATGTAGAAGAAGGTGAGGATGAGACAACAGTGAAGCCAACAATTCATgagaaacttgcaggttccaatGGAGAAAATAGTGAAGACAATAAGCCTTTTAAAATGAAGTTCAAACAAACAAAGGAGTTGGAACTAGAAGCACAAGATGTGGCAACACCACAAAAGCTGAAATTTAAAGAGAGGGACACTCAAGATGCAAAAGGGAAGAAAGAAACTCAGGCTTATAATGATGTAATTGAAGAAACTGCAAGTAAACTTgtagagaaaaagaagaacaaggtGTTAGCTCTTGCAGGAGCTTTTGAAACAGTTATATCCTTGCAAGAGACAGAAGGTCAGTCAAGAACAAGGGGTGGCTAA